The Geobacillus stearothermophilus ATCC 12980 genome contains a region encoding:
- a CDS encoding prepilin peptidase: protein MIAMVIFLFSLLLASFFNVVGLRVPVGESIIRPRSHCPACGRTLSAGELIPVVSYVVQRGRCKGCGGRISPLYPAMELATAALFMAAPMWVGWSGRLVVAWTLISLFAIIVVSDLRYMLIPDRVLLVFVGLFLVERLVIPFLPWADMLLGAAVGFSLLWLIAVLSKGGMGGGDVKLFAVLGFVLGWKMVLLAFFLATLYGTVIGLVGMALGRVRRGKPMPFAPAIALGALTAFFFGEAIVRAYISLMM, encoded by the coding sequence ATGATTGCTATGGTTATTTTTCTCTTCTCCCTCCTCCTCGCCTCATTTTTCAACGTTGTCGGGCTGCGGGTGCCGGTCGGGGAGTCAATCATCAGGCCGCGGTCGCATTGTCCGGCGTGCGGACGGACGCTATCGGCGGGGGAGCTCATTCCGGTTGTGTCGTATGTCGTACAGCGCGGGCGGTGCAAAGGGTGCGGGGGGCGCATTTCTCCCCTTTACCCGGCGATGGAATTGGCCACCGCTGCCTTGTTTATGGCCGCGCCGATGTGGGTCGGCTGGAGCGGGCGGCTCGTTGTGGCGTGGACGTTGATCAGCTTGTTTGCCATCATTGTCGTCTCCGATCTTCGCTACATGCTCATCCCCGACCGGGTGCTTTTGGTGTTTGTCGGTTTGTTTTTGGTTGAGCGGCTTGTGATTCCGTTTTTGCCGTGGGCCGATATGCTCCTTGGGGCGGCGGTCGGATTTTCGCTTTTATGGCTGATCGCCGTTTTGTCCAAAGGCGGGATGGGCGGCGGCGATGTGAAGCTGTTTGCCGTGCTTGGGTTTGTGCTCGGTTGGAAAATGGTGTTGCTCGCGTTTTTCTTGGCGACGTTGTACGGAACGGTGATCGGGCTTGTCGGCATGGCGTTGGGCCGCGTGCGGCGCGGCAAGCCGATGCCGTTTGCGCCGGCGATCGCACTCGGGGCGTTGACCGCGTTTTTCTTCGGAGAAGCGATCGTGCGCGCGTATATTTCACTCATGATGTAA
- a CDS encoding prepilin-type N-terminal cleavage/methylation domain-containing protein — MFKRVLKNERGLTLIELLAVIVILGIIAAIAIPSIGGIINKSKNDAKIAEGIQIINAAKMYMTANSFTPDSANSSIQTLDQTDLNDYLDSVDDRQYEVEVHQGNSGKYTYYLKEHDSVGLVDTNNDGLASEEELSK; from the coding sequence ATGTTCAAACGGGTGTTGAAAAACGAGCGCGGCTTGACGCTCATCGAACTGCTCGCCGTCATCGTCATTTTAGGGATTATCGCGGCGATTGCGATTCCGAGCATTGGGGGAATTATTAATAAGTCAAAAAATGATGCAAAGATTGCTGAGGGAATTCAAATTATCAATGCAGCTAAGATGTATATGACAGCTAATAGTTTTACACCAGATAGTGCCAACAGTTCAATTCAAACGCTAGACCAAACAGATTTAAATGACTATTTAGATAGCGTAGATGATAGACAATATGAAGTAGAAGTACATCAGGGGAATTCAGGTAAGTATACGTATTATTTAAAAGAACACGATTCAGTAGGTCTTGTAGATACAAATAACGACGGCCTTGCATCTGAAGAAGAACTAAGCAAATAA
- a CDS encoding type II secretion system F family protein — MAQFKYEGRDRSGRKKAGVITAVSRREAAAKLREKGIRLLALAEVPPSIWNKEISFGRAVKLQHFVIFLRQFATLVRAGVTIVDSIRILAEQTESKPLAKTLLDIEQSLRGGNPLSAAAANHPRIFPPLFVNMVRAGEASGTLDETLDRLADHFEKMHRTRQKIASALTYPIAVAIVATAVVIFLLVAVVPTFVEMFAEFHAELPAITKFVLKASSVMQRYWWAVVLLFAGVYASFVVLRRQKTTKYYLDYAALRMPMFGTLVQKAALARLTRTLSSLVASSVPILEALSIAGRVVENEVIASVLAEARTSLERGQSLSEPLRRHWAFPPLVAQMITIGEQTGALDAMLGKVADFYETEVDAATDRLKSLIEPLMIVLLAGVVGTIVTSIIVPMYDIFNHIQQ; from the coding sequence ATGGCGCAGTTTAAGTACGAGGGGCGCGACCGAAGCGGACGGAAAAAAGCTGGGGTGATCACTGCCGTTTCGCGGCGCGAGGCGGCGGCAAAGCTTCGGGAAAAAGGAATTCGCCTGCTGGCGCTTGCCGAAGTGCCGCCGTCCATATGGAACAAAGAAATTTCGTTTGGCCGCGCCGTCAAACTGCAGCACTTTGTCATCTTTTTGCGCCAGTTCGCAACGCTTGTGCGCGCCGGAGTGACGATCGTCGATTCGATCCGCATTTTGGCGGAGCAAACGGAAAGCAAGCCGCTCGCTAAGACGCTTCTTGACATCGAACAGTCATTGCGCGGCGGGAACCCGCTCTCAGCGGCAGCGGCGAATCATCCGCGCATCTTTCCGCCGCTGTTTGTCAACATGGTGCGCGCCGGTGAAGCGAGCGGGACGCTTGACGAGACGCTTGACCGCTTGGCCGATCATTTTGAAAAAATGCATCGGACGCGGCAAAAAATCGCCTCGGCGCTCACCTATCCGATTGCTGTTGCCATCGTTGCCACCGCGGTTGTCATTTTTTTGCTTGTCGCCGTTGTGCCAACGTTTGTCGAGATGTTCGCCGAGTTCCACGCTGAACTGCCGGCGATTACGAAGTTTGTGCTCAAAGCAAGCAGTGTGATGCAGCGGTATTGGTGGGCCGTCGTCCTGCTTTTTGCCGGCGTGTACGCATCGTTTGTGGTTCTTCGGCGGCAAAAGACAACGAAGTACTATTTGGATTATGCCGCCCTGCGGATGCCGATGTTCGGCACGCTCGTGCAAAAAGCGGCGCTCGCCCGCCTGACACGGACGCTCAGCTCGCTTGTTGCAAGCTCGGTGCCGATTTTAGAGGCGCTTTCTATCGCCGGGCGCGTCGTGGAAAATGAAGTGATCGCATCTGTGCTGGCTGAAGCGCGAACCTCCCTCGAGCGCGGGCAATCGCTCTCGGAGCCGCTCCGCCGCCATTGGGCGTTTCCGCCGCTTGTTGCGCAAATGATCACGATCGGCGAACAGACCGGTGCGCTTGACGCCATGCTCGGCAAAGTCGCCGATTTTTACGAAACGGAAGTCGATGCGGCCACCGACCGATTGAAATCGCTCATCGAACCGCTTATGATCGTGCTTCTCGCCGGCGTCGTCGGGACGATCGTCACTTCGATCATCGTGCCGATGTATGATATTTTCAACCATATTCAACAATAA
- a CDS encoding type IV pilus twitching motility protein PilT, with product MKEKLEALLRAAFECRASDVHLTVGAPPIFCVNGELRAYGHERLHPEETEQMAKAVIPAPLWQQFQETGELDFSYGIAGVSRFRLNVFKQRSCVSLAVRLIPVRIPTLEELGLPDVLKRIAEKQHGLVLVTGLTGSGKSTTLAAMIDYMNKTMSKHIITLEDPIEYLHKHGKSIIDQREVGFDTGSFAAGLRAALRQDPDVILVGEMRDLETIQTAITAAETGHLVLGTLHTASAPAAIERMIDVFPPAQQAQIRLQLASVLVAIIAQRLFPNRHKTGRTAALEILVNNAAVANLIRNEKEHQIINIMQTSRSLGMQTMEMSVKELAAAGRIDPLAAEVYLAGERGDDGAV from the coding sequence ATGAAGGAAAAGCTTGAGGCGTTATTGCGCGCGGCCTTTGAATGCCGCGCTTCCGACGTGCATTTGACCGTCGGCGCGCCGCCGATTTTTTGCGTGAACGGGGAGTTGAGAGCTTACGGCCATGAGCGCCTGCACCCGGAGGAAACAGAGCAAATGGCGAAAGCCGTCATTCCGGCGCCGCTTTGGCAGCAGTTTCAGGAAACCGGAGAGCTTGATTTTTCGTATGGCATTGCCGGCGTTTCCCGCTTTCGCTTAAACGTGTTTAAACAGCGGTCATGCGTGTCGCTCGCCGTGCGCCTCATCCCGGTGCGCATCCCGACGCTGGAGGAACTTGGCCTGCCGGATGTTTTAAAGCGCATCGCCGAAAAGCAGCACGGACTCGTGCTTGTCACCGGACTGACCGGCAGCGGCAAATCGACGACATTGGCGGCGATGATCGACTATATGAACAAAACGATGTCGAAACATATCATCACGCTGGAAGATCCAATCGAGTATTTGCATAAACACGGGAAATCGATCATCGACCAACGCGAGGTGGGATTCGACACTGGCAGTTTTGCCGCCGGATTGCGCGCTGCGCTTCGTCAAGATCCAGACGTCATTTTAGTCGGGGAAATGCGCGATTTGGAAACAATCCAAACGGCAATCACCGCCGCGGAAACGGGCCATTTAGTGCTTGGCACGCTTCATACGGCGAGCGCGCCGGCGGCGATTGAGCGGATGATTGACGTCTTTCCGCCGGCCCAGCAGGCGCAAATCCGGCTGCAGCTTGCTTCCGTGCTCGTGGCCATCATCGCTCAGCGCTTGTTTCCAAACAGACACAAAACCGGGCGGACGGCAGCGCTGGAAATTTTAGTGAACAATGCGGCCGTCGCCAACTTAATCCGCAACGAAAAAGAACATCAAATCATCAACATTATGCAAACGAGCCGCAGCCTCGGCATGCAGACGATGGAAATGAGCGTTAAGGAACTTGCAGCCGCTGGACGCATCGATCCGCTGGCGGCTGAAGTGTATTTGGCGGGGGAGCGTGGGGACGATGGCGCAGTTTAA
- a CDS encoding GspE/PulE family protein, which produces MSKKQERKRLGDLLVEAGLITESQLAEALREKAPGQKIGDALLQRGYITEQQLIEALEFQLGIPHVSLYQYPIDPKATNLVPKEFARRHMVMPLKVEGDRLLVAMADPMDFFAIDDLRLSTGFQIETAIASKDDILRAINKYYDIDEAFEDFLQTPPPEVRDDERAAEDDSPIVRLVNQILQLAVEQRASDIHIDPQETKVLIRYRIDGLLRTERALPKHMQSMLTVRIKILANMDITEHRVPQDGRIKMDIDFHPVDLRVSTLPTVYGEKIVMRVLDLGAALNDIHKLGFNPVNLDRFIRLIERPNGIVLITGPTGSGKSSTLYAALNHLNSEHVNIITIEDPVEYQIEGVNQIQVNPNVGLTFAQGLRSILRQDPNIIMVGEIRDRETAEVAIRASLTGHLVLSTLHTNDALSTITRLIDMGIEPFLVATSLAGVVSQRLVRRVCRDCQEVYEPTKRERDIFARRGIEVHQLVRGRGCPMCNMTGYRGRLAIHELLIVTDEMRRVILNNEPFSKLRELALQNKMIFLLDDGLLKVKQGLTTLEEVLKVAILH; this is translated from the coding sequence GTGATTTGCTTGTCGAAGCGGGGTTGATCACCGAAAGTCAGCTGGCCGAGGCGCTGCGCGAGAAGGCGCCCGGGCAAAAGATTGGCGACGCCTTGTTGCAGCGCGGCTACATCACGGAACAGCAGCTGATTGAGGCGCTCGAGTTTCAGCTCGGCATTCCGCACGTCAGTTTGTACCAGTACCCGATCGATCCGAAAGCGACAAACCTCGTGCCGAAAGAGTTTGCCCGCCGCCATATGGTCATGCCGCTCAAGGTGGAAGGCGATCGGCTGCTCGTTGCCATGGCCGATCCAATGGACTTTTTTGCCATCGACGATTTGCGCCTGTCGACCGGGTTTCAAATTGAAACGGCGATCGCTTCAAAAGACGATATTTTGCGGGCGATCAATAAATATTACGACATCGACGAAGCATTTGAGGATTTTTTGCAAACGCCGCCGCCTGAGGTGCGCGACGACGAGCGGGCTGCTGAGGACGATTCTCCCATCGTTCGTTTGGTGAACCAAATTTTGCAGCTTGCTGTTGAACAGCGGGCGAGCGACATTCATATCGATCCACAGGAGACGAAAGTACTCATCCGCTATCGGATCGACGGCCTGCTTCGCACCGAACGCGCGCTGCCGAAACATATGCAAAGCATGTTGACGGTGAGAATTAAAATTTTGGCCAATATGGACATCACCGAACACCGTGTGCCGCAAGACGGGCGGATCAAAATGGACATCGATTTTCATCCGGTCGATTTGCGCGTTTCAACGCTGCCGACCGTATACGGTGAGAAAATCGTCATGCGCGTCCTCGACTTGGGCGCAGCGTTAAACGATATTCATAAACTTGGTTTCAACCCGGTCAATTTAGATCGGTTCATCCGCTTGATCGAGCGGCCGAACGGCATCGTCTTGATCACCGGACCGACCGGTTCGGGGAAATCGTCGACGCTCTATGCGGCGCTCAACCATTTAAACAGCGAGCACGTGAACATTATTACGATTGAAGATCCAGTCGAATATCAGATCGAAGGCGTCAACCAAATTCAAGTCAACCCGAATGTCGGCTTGACGTTCGCCCAAGGGCTCCGCTCGATTTTGCGTCAAGACCCGAACATCATCATGGTTGGGGAGATTCGCGACCGCGAGACGGCGGAAGTGGCGATCCGCGCTTCGCTCACCGGTCATTTAGTGTTGAGCACGCTCCATACGAACGATGCATTAAGCACGATCACCCGCCTGATCGATATGGGGATTGAGCCGTTTTTAGTGGCCACATCGCTCGCCGGCGTTGTCTCGCAGCGGCTTGTGCGCCGCGTCTGCCGCGACTGTCAAGAGGTGTATGAGCCGACGAAGCGGGAGCGGGACATTTTCGCCCGCCGCGGCATTGAGGTTCATCAACTTGTCCGCGGCCGCGGCTGCCCGATGTGCAACATGACCGGTTACCGCGGACGGCTGGCGATTCACGAGCTGCTTATTGTCACCGATGAGATGCGGCGCGTCATTTTAAACAACGAGCCGTTTTCGAAATTGCGAGAGCTTGCCCTGCAAAACAAAATGATTTTTTTGCTGGATGATGGGCTGTTGAAAGTGAAGCAAGGGTTGACCACGCTTGAAGAAGTGCTGAAAGTGGCCATTTTGCATTGA